A window of Exiguobacterium sp. FSL W8-0210 contains these coding sequences:
- a CDS encoding endo alpha-1,4 polygalactosaminidase, protein MSSLDAKAEKSNPLDNAKSYKVYYDAPSAAKIKKMQQYDVMIIEPVFYSAAQIKQIQQNGTKVYGYINTMEADNWNTDLMGQLVESDFFHRNGQRIHYAEWDSYLTDITSKHYQAVLMKEVEKQIVQKGLDGVFLDTVGNIDNEHADQPVVLEQQRIGMKNFLKSLKKKHASLSLIQNWGFGTLKYRTYPYVDGIMWENFNYSTVANDQWSKDRMTDLQKLNQSQDIKTLTISSVQGTKSETLAQKNGFLHMKSNIDLNYNKF, encoded by the coding sequence ATGTCGTCATTAGACGCGAAAGCAGAAAAGTCAAATCCACTAGACAATGCGAAGTCGTATAAAGTTTACTACGACGCACCGTCAGCAGCGAAAATCAAGAAGATGCAACAGTATGATGTCATGATCATCGAACCCGTCTTTTATTCAGCTGCACAAATCAAACAGATTCAACAAAATGGAACAAAAGTATACGGCTACATCAATACGATGGAAGCAGATAATTGGAATACAGATTTGATGGGGCAACTCGTGGAATCTGACTTTTTCCACCGGAACGGTCAACGTATTCATTACGCTGAATGGGATTCGTACTTAACGGATATCACATCGAAACACTATCAAGCTGTTTTAATGAAAGAAGTTGAAAAACAAATCGTCCAAAAAGGACTAGATGGTGTTTTCCTCGATACAGTCGGTAACATCGATAACGAGCATGCCGACCAACCTGTCGTTCTCGAACAACAACGAATAGGAATGAAGAACTTCCTAAAGTCACTGAAAAAAAAACACGCCTCTTTATCACTGATCCAAAACTGGGGATTTGGAACGTTGAAGTACCGTACGTATCCTTACGTCGACGGTATCATGTGGGAGAACTTCAATTATTCAACAGTCGCCAATGATCAGTGGTCAAAGGATCGGATGACAGACCTCCAAAAATTAAATCAATCTCAAGACATCAAAACACTGACGATTTCTTCCGTACAAGGCACAAAAAGTGAAACACTTGCTCAAAAGAACGGATTCCTTCATATGAAGTCAAACATTGATTTAAATTACAATAAATTCTAA
- a CDS encoding GGDEF domain-containing protein: protein MYSIFLYLLPLQYRYRKQLETYQQLAEYDALTGLANRRVWELRAKILAGQSSTYHLITLDLDQFKQVNDQYGHYNGDAVLEQFAKILKRNTRPEDSVVRMGGEEFLVLLINLTVEQATTIAERIRQEVERNTFHLLDGSSIHVTTSIGLSSGKRDIPVQQSLELSDQALYQAKRSGRNIVQNANQLS from the coding sequence ATGTACAGTATATTTCTTTATCTATTGCCGCTACAGTATCGCTATCGAAAGCAACTTGAGACCTATCAACAGTTAGCGGAATATGATGCGCTGACGGGTCTCGCCAATCGACGAGTGTGGGAATTACGCGCCAAAATACTTGCTGGTCAATCTTCGACCTATCATTTGATCACGCTTGATTTAGATCAGTTCAAACAAGTGAACGATCAATATGGTCACTACAACGGCGATGCTGTGTTGGAGCAGTTCGCGAAAATACTGAAGCGCAATACACGTCCGGAAGATTCAGTCGTTCGGATGGGTGGCGAAGAATTCCTTGTTCTCCTAATCAACCTGACAGTCGAACAAGCAACCACCATCGCCGAACGAATCCGCCAGGAAGTCGAGCGAAATACCTTTCATTTACTCGACGGCTCCTCGATTCATGTCACGACATCAATCGGTCTTTCTTCTGGAAAGCGAGACATTCCTGTTCAGCAGTCGCTAGAACTATCCGATCAAGCTCTCTATCAAGCGAAACGATCGGGACGAAATATCGTTCAAAATGCTAATCAGCTGTCATGA